The nucleotide sequence ACATGCAGTTCCTTCGACATGTTTCCTCCTTAAGCAGGTTTGCACACCATGAAGTAGAGATTCAGCAGCGGCAAGACCGTGGCGACAATGCCGAACACGCCCCATAGGTTGGCCAGCCGCCAGTACGCTGCGGGGATGCTCTCCTGGTTGGCAAAAGCCCTGGCCATGCGGGCCTGGACGAGCTGGATGGGGACGAGCCAGATTACCCCCGAGGCCACGAACAGTGCCCGGCCCCAGCCCACCCAGGTGGCCCCCTCCCAGCGTCCGGCCATCAGCTCGCCGGTTACGATGATCAGCCCCACGCCCAGCGCGGTGAAAGCGAAATCGGTGATGGTCACCAGCCGCTGGGCATGGGCCACGATGGTCGAGTGGCGGGTGCGGTCGGCCAGCACCTTCCACAGGGCGCTGACGAGGATGTTGCCCAGGAAGATGACCGCGCCGAGCACGTGGAGCGACTTGAGCAAAAGGTAGCCATCCATGGTGTTTTCCTTTCGATTGATTACCGCATTCACGCAACTTAACACCGTAAACCTCGCGGGCAAAAAAAGAGCTATGGACCCAGGCCCCGGTCGGTCATCTCGAGGTAATTCCTCATCAACCGCCGGGCTTCGGACTCTTCCCATTTAGGGATGACCCCTCGCATGGATAGTGCCAGCGAGACGATCCCGTGGACCCCTGACCACAGCAGGTTGGTGGTCTCTATGGGGTCACCCATGCGAATGGCCCCCGCTTTCATCGCCTCGATGACGGCATTCATCAAGATCGTGTAGGAGTTGGAGCCCTGCACCTCCCCCTTGGAATCGGTCGCTTTGGTCACCCAGTCGCTCCTTTGCATGAACATCACCTGGTAGTGCAGGGGGCGGGAAAGGCCGAACTCGAGGTAAGCCCAGGCTAGAGCATGCAGCCGTTGGAGGGGGTCGGGGTTTTGCCGATAGGCCCTGCCCAAGGCTTCGGTAAACTCGGTGAAGCCTTGCTGGCAAACAGCAAACAGCAGATCCTCTTTGTCTTTGAAGTACAGGTAGATGGTGGTGGGGGTATAGCCTATAGCTTCGGCTACCTGACGCAGGCTGAAACCTTCGTATCCTTCCCGCTCGAACAGCTGAGTGGCGGCCTCGAGGATGGCCTGGCGCGTCTCCTGCCGCCGTCGCTCGCGACGTTCTACGCTTTTCTGGCGGATGCGGGTTTGGCGAGTGGCGGCAGCTTTGCTCACGGGTTCAATTTACTTTACAATGTTATTTTCGTCAATCCCTCAGCGCCTGCAATAGCCCCCAAAGTTCCCTCGCGTCTATAAGATAGCATTTTCCCAACCCAAATTTCGCGTTGTGGGAGTATCGGGTAAACAAGCCGACGTAGAGGGAAAACAGCACAGCAACAATTGGGGGCCCCAGTCTCTCTGATAGTAGGGGAGGCCCAGCGACGATTGTGTGGTAGGAGCTTTATGGCTCTACGGGCCACCCAAGGCGGGGTTCTGCTCACCCTCCCTACCCCGTGTCGCCCACCAGACTACCATCAACCCGAGGATCGCCGCCACCACCGAGGAAGCGAGCACACCCAGCTTGGCCTGGTCCAGCAGCGCCGGTGCCTCGGCAAATCCCAGGGCGGCCACGAACAGCGACATGGTGAAGCCAATCCCACCCAGGAACCCCGCGCCCAGGATCATCTGCCAGTTGACCCCGGCGGGCAAGGCGGCCAGACCTAAGCGTACTGCAAGCCAGGACACCAGGAAGATACCGAGGGGCTTGCCCAGTAACAGCCCCCAAAAAGCCCCCATTCCCACGGCACCGAGACCCGCCCCGGAAAGCGTCACCCCGGCGTTGAAAAAAGCGAAGACCGGCATGATGAGGTAGGTAGACCAGGGGTGTAGAGCGTGCTCGAGCCGGTGCAGCGGGCTTTGTGCCCGCGCCAGGGTTTTTTCCAGGTGTTCCATCTCGGCTTCGAGCATCTCGGGCTCTTTTCGGGCAGCTTCGTCGAGCTGGCTTTGCAGGTCGGGCAGGCTGATACGGCGGGTCACCGGCACCGCCAGGGCCAGCAGCACCCCGGCCACGGTGGGACTCACCCCTGACTCAAGCATGAAGTACCACATGAAGGCCCCGATCAGCAGGTAAATGCTCAGCCGGGTCACCTTGAGGCGGCCCGCCAACAAGGCTAGAGCGAAAAAGCCTAGCGAACCGAGTAGGGCCACGAGGTTGAGCGAGGAGGTGTAGAAAAAGGCGATCACCAGCACCGCCCCCAGGTCGTCCACGATGGCGAAAGCGGTCAGAAAGACCTTGAGCCCCAGCGGCACCCGCTTGCCCAATAGGGAAAGCACCCCAAGGGCGAAGGCTATATCGGTGGCCATCGGCACCCCCCAGCCTGGCTGCCCCGGCCCCCCCGCGTTGAGGCTGGTGTAGATCAGTGCGGGCACGATCATCCCGCCAATGGCTGCCACAATGGTGAGGGCCGCCCGGCGGGGGTTGGAAAGCTCGCCCATCACGATCTCGCGCTTGATCTCGAGCCCCACCAGCAAAAAAAAGAAGGCCATGAGGAAATCCTTGACCCAGGAAGCCAGCGTCTTTTCCAAGCTCCACCCACCCACGCTCAGGCTTATGAGCATCTTTTTGAGGTCGAAGTACCAGCTTGAGGCTGGAGAGTTGGCCAGAATGAATGCCGCCAGCGCGAACCCAAAGAGGATCAGTCCACCCCGGGCCTCGCTGTCCCAGAAGCGCTGGATCGGACTGAGTAGGGTTTGGATCATACCTCACCTCGCTGCTTTGCAATTAAATTAGGGGGAAGACCTTTGACAGTCTCCACCCCACCGGCTGTCGGAGGCCGGACTCCTGCTGCGGGCAATAATACCCTGGCAGCACGTTTGTTACAAAAGAATATACCATAGACCCCAGGATAAGGAGCTTTGTGGGGCGAAATTGGGCGATGAGCAATGGGCCAAAGAAATTTGGGGGTGCGGCATGACCAATGCCCTGCAATCGAACCATGCGCAAGGATAAGCTCCAGCGAAAGCTGGAAGAAATCGCCCGGCTGCGTGAGGAAGGCCCCTCGGCCTCGGCCTGGGTCGCGCTCGAGCGGGTACTCGAGAAGGAGCCGGGGCTGGTGGTGGCGAAGGCCGCCCACCTGGCCGCGGAGTGGGAGGCCAGCGAACTCGGCGGGGGACTGGTAGCCGCCTTCGACCGGCTCATCATGGGTGGTTCCGCCCTCGATGCCCAGTGCTGGGGCAAGGTGGCGCTGCTCAAGGCCCTACGCCAACTCGAGTGGCCCGATTACCGGGTCTACGCCCGGGGCTGCCGGGTGCGGCAGATGGAGCCGGTATGGGGCGGGCGGGAGGACAGCGCGGCCAGCCTGCGAGTCCTCGCGTTCCAGGGCTTGGCCGATTGCCTGAGCGCTCCCGAGCAGGCGGTGCTCGAGGCCCTGGCCGACCTCTTGGCGGACCCGGTGGGGTTGGTGCGGGCCGATGTAGCCCGGGCGGCTCCGGGCACCGGATACCTGGCTGCC is from Meiothermus sp. Pnk-1 and encodes:
- the nhaA gene encoding Na+/H+ antiporter NhaA, whose translation is MIQTLLSPIQRFWDSEARGGLILFGFALAAFILANSPASSWYFDLKKMLISLSVGGWSLEKTLASWVKDFLMAFFFLLVGLEIKREIVMGELSNPRRAALTIVAAIGGMIVPALIYTSLNAGGPGQPGWGVPMATDIAFALGVLSLLGKRVPLGLKVFLTAFAIVDDLGAVLVIAFFYTSSLNLVALLGSLGFFALALLAGRLKVTRLSIYLLIGAFMWYFMLESGVSPTVAGVLLALAVPVTRRISLPDLQSQLDEAARKEPEMLEAEMEHLEKTLARAQSPLHRLEHALHPWSTYLIMPVFAFFNAGVTLSGAGLGAVGMGAFWGLLLGKPLGIFLVSWLAVRLGLAALPAGVNWQMILGAGFLGGIGFTMSLFVAALGFAEAPALLDQAKLGVLASSVVAAILGLMVVWWATRGREGEQNPALGGP
- a CDS encoding HEAT repeat domain-containing protein, which translates into the protein MRKDKLQRKLEEIARLREEGPSASAWVALERVLEKEPGLVVAKAAHLAAEWEASELGGGLVAAFDRLIMGGSALDAQCWGKVALLKALRQLEWPDYRVYARGCRVRQMEPVWGGREDSAASLRVLAFQGLADCLSAPEQAVLEALADLLADPVGLVRADVARAAPGTGYLAAAYPLRLKVRLGEEDPRVLGACFDSLLALQRSDAVGFVAEYAQTEKPEVRAEALTALAAADLEEAVNVAREAWGRLSDPRFKKTLLLAFGSSPVASAREFLLGILAEAPLPLAAQALEALRPRADAETRRVIGEKVEARGDERLLEAFHKQFG
- a CDS encoding TetR/AcrR family transcriptional regulator, producing MSKAAATRQTRIRQKSVERRERRRQETRQAILEAATQLFEREGYEGFSLRQVAEAIGYTPTTIYLYFKDKEDLLFAVCQQGFTEFTEALGRAYRQNPDPLQRLHALAWAYLEFGLSRPLHYQVMFMQRSDWVTKATDSKGEVQGSNSYTILMNAVIEAMKAGAIRMGDPIETTNLLWSGVHGIVSLALSMRGVIPKWEESEARRLMRNYLEMTDRGLGP
- a CDS encoding DUF2269 family protein; this encodes MDGYLLLKSLHVLGAVIFLGNILVSALWKVLADRTRHSTIVAHAQRLVTITDFAFTALGVGLIIVTGELMAGRWEGATWVGWGRALFVASGVIWLVPIQLVQARMARAFANQESIPAAYWRLANLWGVFGIVATVLPLLNLYFMVCKPA